The proteins below come from a single Candidatus Saccharibacteria bacterium genomic window:
- the lepB gene encoding signal peptidase I: MYDEDETPKDPEEQPDTRLAEEELPKPGSHFKPGQVPANRPATPANLDPNNLRLDPSRAGKKTIDETTANEPAEKPKKTGGKIIKELVVTVLVTAGIIFIINNFIFQAFYVSGSSMEPSFSNSDYLIISKFPLTWNSIKSLFGARDNLDIKRGDVLVFRYPNEPSTFFIKRAIGLPGERVTVKNGVVTIYNKQRPDGFVLNEDYIGTAFKTEGNIDEIVQPQRVFVMGDNRSPNGSYDSRYWGQLDQKFIAGIGEVRLLPLNTFKLIQDPDYQE, encoded by the coding sequence ATGTACGACGAAGACGAAACGCCAAAAGACCCAGAGGAGCAACCCGATACTCGTCTGGCCGAAGAAGAGCTGCCTAAGCCAGGCAGTCATTTTAAGCCAGGCCAGGTGCCAGCCAACCGCCCAGCTACACCAGCCAATCTCGATCCTAATAATCTGAGGTTAGACCCTAGCCGAGCCGGCAAAAAAACCATCGACGAGACCACTGCCAACGAACCTGCAGAAAAGCCAAAAAAGACTGGCGGCAAGATTATAAAAGAACTAGTTGTGACCGTGCTAGTTACTGCTGGCATCATTTTTATTATTAACAACTTCATATTTCAGGCCTTTTACGTTAGTGGCAGCAGTATGGAGCCCAGTTTTAGTAATAGCGACTACCTTATAATCTCCAAGTTCCCACTCACCTGGAATAGCATTAAGTCATTATTTGGCGCCCGCGACAACCTCGACATTAAACGCGGTGACGTGTTAGTGTTCCGCTATCCCAACGAGCCCAGCACTTTCTTTATTAAACGAGCCATTGGCTTGCCCGGCGAGCGAGTGACAGTTAAAAACGGCGTTGTTACCATATATAACAAACAGCGCCCCGACGGCTTTGTGCTCAACGAGGACTACATAGGCACGGCCTTCAAAACCGAGGGCAATATCGACGAGATCGTGCAGCCCCAACGGGTGTTTGTTATGGGTGACAATCGTAGTCCCAATGGCAGCTACGACAGCCGCTACTGGGGCCAGCTCGATCAGAAGTTCATAGCCGGTATTGGCGAAGTTCGCCTGCTGCCGCTCAATACATTCAAATTGATTCAAGATCCAGATTATCAGGAGTAA
- a CDS encoding LCP family protein, with product MQHKKLTGSDGSKINKQNEDGASVGKPSTEPFVVKSFSSGDFRSSPNVLPAAPKARQKRRLWLKITLASVVLLLVVGGVMAAKTYLSLRKVVQKREGVAAPALAKEVTPATLKGEGDGRVNVLLLGKGDAGHAGEELTDTIMVASYDVKNNQVALLSIPRDLYVKIPGVGWDKINSANAYGQQTKQTGGPELVKQTVSKILDVPVHYYVLVDFSALRQSVDAVGGIDNIVVEQDLYDPEYPCDNNESRSCGFRLKAGTYNMDGATALKYSRCRKGDCGDDYGRAKRQQQVLMALREKALKQSILTDPGKILNMINIVSNNIKTDLQPSEIQRLGSIAKDLNPKDVTNQVLDVDNNGLVKNAAIGNASVVVPAAGIGEYSDIQAFVRTLFVDGYIKAEGASVQIDNASSQSALAVKVASLLKSYGYNVIKTVSADKVAKTAIVDCTNGGKPYTLQYLQNRFGVAPQACPQTGSGAPPPADIRIILGGNYYQSQRSN from the coding sequence ATGCAACATAAAAAACTAACTGGCTCTGATGGCTCCAAGATCAATAAGCAAAACGAGGATGGTGCTAGCGTAGGTAAGCCGTCGACCGAGCCTTTTGTGGTTAAAAGTTTTAGTAGCGGTGACTTTCGATCGTCCCCAAATGTATTGCCAGCTGCACCTAAGGCCAGGCAGAAACGGCGACTATGGCTCAAAATCACCTTGGCGAGTGTGGTTCTTTTGTTGGTAGTTGGTGGGGTCATGGCTGCAAAGACGTATCTAAGTTTGCGCAAAGTTGTGCAAAAACGCGAAGGCGTAGCCGCACCGGCATTGGCCAAGGAGGTTACCCCGGCCACCCTAAAAGGCGAAGGCGATGGGCGGGTAAATGTTTTACTGCTAGGCAAGGGCGATGCCGGACACGCTGGTGAAGAGTTGACCGACACTATTATGGTGGCCAGCTATGATGTTAAAAATAACCAGGTAGCATTACTGAGTATTCCGCGCGATCTGTATGTCAAGATTCCTGGTGTCGGCTGGGATAAGATCAATTCTGCCAACGCCTATGGTCAGCAGACCAAACAGACTGGTGGCCCAGAGCTAGTTAAGCAGACTGTGTCTAAGATACTCGATGTACCGGTTCACTACTATGTGCTGGTAGATTTCTCGGCTCTACGACAATCGGTTGATGCAGTGGGCGGCATAGATAACATTGTGGTCGAGCAGGACTTGTACGATCCTGAATATCCCTGCGACAACAACGAAAGCCGATCGTGTGGCTTTAGGCTCAAGGCTGGCACATACAATATGGATGGTGCAACGGCGCTTAAATATTCGCGTTGTCGCAAGGGCGATTGTGGTGACGACTATGGCCGAGCTAAACGTCAGCAGCAGGTGCTAATGGCTTTGCGCGAAAAAGCACTAAAGCAGTCAATATTGACCGATCCCGGCAAAATTCTAAACATGATCAACATTGTTAGCAACAACATTAAGACCGATCTGCAGCCCAGCGAAATTCAACGCCTGGGTAGCATAGCCAAAGACCTAAACCCGAAAGATGTTACCAATCAGGTGCTCGACGTCGATAACAACGGGTTGGTTAAAAATGCTGCTATTGGTAATGCTAGTGTAGTGGTGCCAGCGGCTGGCATAGGCGAGTATAGCGACATTCAAGCTTTTGTGCGCACCTTGTTTGTTGATGGCTACATTAAAGCCGAGGGCGCCAGTGTGCAAATCGACAATGCTAGTAGTCAGTCGGCATTGGCGGTGAAGGTAGCAAGCCTATTGAAAAGCTACGGCTATAATGTTATAAAAACAGTGTCGGCCGACAAGGTGGCCAAGACGGCAATAGTCGATTGCACTAATGGTGGCAAGCCGTATACACTGCAGTATCTGCAAAACCGGTTTGGGGTCGCACCCCAAGCCTGTCCGCAAACTGGTTCGGGCGCGCCACCACCAGCGGACATCCGCATAATTTTAGGGGGCAACTACTATCAATCTCAAAGATCGAATTAA
- a CDS encoding ParB/RepB/Spo0J family partition protein — MPSKTDRLGRGLDALIPTDVEEFMSEDAPEEVRHSTRSVIDVDASVIVPNPNQPRGEFSDDELRDLSESIKAYGIVQPLIVSKKGEGYQLIAGERRLRAAKLAGLKQVPVIVRSFSEQEGLEVALIENVQRADLKPLEKAAAYSKLVNEFNLKVYEIARRVGKAQPTVSNTMRLLSLDKGVKGALADGRLSEGQARAILGVGDDPLLQRQLLARVVNRTMTVREIEDLARTYKSNPDKPTAAAKAKKDQTTELTKDLGKRLRAKVFIKPTAKGGRLTIEYTSEDQLQKIYKQIIGE; from the coding sequence GTGCCAAGTAAAACCGATAGATTAGGTCGCGGTCTAGACGCCCTGATCCCAACCGATGTTGAGGAGTTTATGAGCGAAGATGCGCCCGAAGAGGTTAGACACTCAACACGCTCGGTGATCGACGTGGATGCCAGTGTAATTGTTCCAAACCCCAACCAGCCCAGAGGCGAATTTAGCGACGACGAGCTTAGGGATCTATCAGAGTCGATCAAAGCTTACGGCATTGTCCAACCACTGATTGTATCTAAAAAAGGTGAGGGCTATCAGTTGATTGCTGGTGAAAGACGCTTGCGAGCCGCTAAGCTAGCCGGGCTTAAGCAGGTGCCAGTAATAGTGCGTAGTTTTTCGGAGCAAGAGGGGCTCGAAGTAGCATTAATCGAAAACGTGCAGCGGGCCGATCTTAAACCACTCGAAAAGGCGGCGGCCTATAGCAAGCTAGTAAACGAATTTAACCTCAAAGTATATGAAATCGCCAGGCGTGTTGGCAAAGCCCAGCCAACCGTATCGAACACCATGCGACTTTTAAGCCTCGATAAAGGCGTAAAGGGCGCTTTGGCCGATGGTCGTCTTAGCGAGGGCCAGGCTCGGGCAATTCTAGGCGTGGGTGACGATCCACTGCTTCAGCGCCAACTTTTGGCTCGAGTGGTTAACCGCACCATGACGGTGCGCGAGATCGAAGATCTGGCCCGAACCTACAAGAGTAACCCCGATAAGCCGACCGCGGCTGCCAAGGCCAAAAAAGATCAAACTACAGAGCTAACCAAAGATCTAGGCAAGCGCTTAAGAGCCAAAGTATTTATTAAGCCTACCGCCAAAGGCGGCCGCCTAACTATCGAGTATACCTCCGAAGACCAGCTGCAAAAGATCTACAAACAGATTATTGGCGAATAA